Proteins encoded together in one uncultured Desulfosarcina sp. window:
- the sucD gene encoding succinate--CoA ligase subunit alpha: MSILVNKETKLLVQGITGKEGQFHARACVEYGTQVVAGVTPGKGGQKMDEVPVFNTVADAVKTTGADASMIFVPPPFAADAIMEAADAEVPLIVCITEGIPVMDMMRVKNYLKDKPVRLIGPNCPGIITPGECKIGIMPGPIHVPGKIGVVSRSGTLTYEAVHALTLAGLGQTTCIGIGGDPVNGTNFIDCLERFQADAATEGVVMIGEIGGDAEEKAAEFIKANVTKPVVGFIAGLTAPPGRRMGHAGAIISGSSGTGQSKVASMKANGINVCENLAYLKDVCSETFK, encoded by the coding sequence GTGAGCATATTAGTCAATAAAGAGACCAAACTGTTGGTTCAGGGGATTACCGGAAAAGAAGGCCAGTTCCATGCCCGTGCATGCGTGGAATACGGCACCCAGGTGGTGGCCGGTGTTACCCCCGGCAAAGGGGGGCAGAAGATGGACGAGGTTCCTGTATTCAATACGGTGGCCGACGCCGTCAAGACCACCGGCGCAGACGCCAGCATGATTTTTGTGCCCCCGCCCTTTGCCGCAGACGCCATCATGGAGGCGGCCGATGCCGAGGTTCCCCTGATCGTCTGCATCACCGAGGGGATTCCGGTGATGGACATGATGCGGGTCAAAAACTATCTCAAGGACAAGCCGGTGCGCCTGATCGGCCCCAACTGCCCCGGCATCATCACCCCAGGCGAGTGCAAGATCGGCATCATGCCCGGCCCGATCCATGTACCCGGCAAAATCGGCGTGGTCTCCCGCTCCGGAACCCTGACCTACGAAGCCGTGCATGCCCTGACCCTTGCCGGTCTGGGTCAGACCACCTGCATTGGCATCGGCGGCGATCCGGTCAACGGGACCAACTTCATCGATTGCCTGGAGCGATTCCAGGCCGACGCGGCCACCGAAGGCGTCGTCATGATCGGCGAGATCGGCGGCGATGCCGAAGAGAAAGCCGCCGAGTTCATCAAGGCCAACGTCACCAAACCGGTGGTCGGTTTCATTGCTGGTCTGACCGCTCCTCCGGGGCGGCGTATGGGCCATGCCGGCGCGATTATCAGCGGCAGCAGCGGCACCGGCCAGAGCAAGGTGGCGTCCATGAAGGCCAACGGGATCAATGTATGTGAGAATTTGGCCTATCTGAAGGATGTGTGTTCCGAAACGTTTAAATAG